From Excalfactoria chinensis isolate bCotChi1 chromosome 4, bCotChi1.hap2, whole genome shotgun sequence, one genomic window encodes:
- the IDH3B gene encoding isocitrate dehydrogenase [NAD] subunit beta, mitochondrial isoform X2, which produces MAALGVGRTAVRGLLRAPCGLHRALGASAALQQIPRAKSENAKSEGTFQVTMLPGDGVGPELMHAVKEVFKAASVPVVFDEHHLSEVQNMASEEKLDEVVDSMKESKVALIGKIHTPMEYKGELASYDMRLRRKLDLFANVVHVKSLPGYQTRHNNLDLVIIREQTEGEYSALEHESVKGVIECLKIITRAKSQRIAKFAFDYATKKGRSKVTAVHKANIMKLGDGLFLQCCKEVAELYPKIKFDTMIIDNCCMQLVQNPYQFDVLVMPNLYGNIVDNLAAGLVGGAGVVPGESYSAEYAVFEMGARHPFAQAVGRNIANPTAMLLTAANMLRHLNLEFHSNLISDAVKKVIKVGKVRTADMGGYATSMDFTQAVIGSLDV; this is translated from the exons TCAGAAAATGCAAAGTCAGAGGGCACGTTCCAGGTCACCATGCTGCCTGGGGACGGTGTGGGCCCGGAGCTGATGCACGCCGTCaaggaggtgttcaag gctgccagcgTGCCCGTGGTCTTTGATGAGCACCACCTGAGCGAGGTGCAGAACATGGCCTCGGAGGAGAAGCTGGACGAGGTGGTGGACTCCATGAAGGAGAGCAAAGTGGCCCTTATAG GCAAGATCCACACGCCCATGGAGTACAAGGGAGAGCTGGCTTCCTATGACATGAGACTGAG GCGCAAGTTGGACTTGTTTGCAAACGTGGTCCACGTGAAGAGCTTGCCGGGCTATCAAACGCGGCACAACAACTTGGACCTCGTGATCATCCGTGAGCAGACGGAGGGGGAGTACAGCGCCCTGGAGCACGAG AGCGTAAAGGGAGTCATCGAGTGCCTGAAGATCATCACCCGCGCCAAGTCGCAGCGCATCGCCAAGTTCGCCTTTGACTACGCCACCAAGAAGGGGCGCTCCAAGGTGACGGCTGTGCACAAAGCCAACATCAT GAAATTAGGTGACGGgctcttcctgcagtgctgtaagGAAGTGGCAGAACTCTACCCCAAGATCAAGTTTGACACCATGATAATTGACAACTGCTGCATGCAG CTGGTGCAGAACCCCTACCAGTTCGACGTGCTGGTGATGCCCAACCTCTATGGGAACATCGTTGACAACCTGGCAGCTGGTTTGGTGGGTGGTGCCGGTGTGGTGCCCGGGGAGAGCTACAGTGCGGAGTACGCTGTGTTCGAGATG GGCGCCCGGCACCCCTTTGCCCAGGCTGTGGGCAGGAACATTGCCAATCCCACGGCCATGCTGCTCACGGCTGCCAACATGCTGCGGCACCTCAA CCTGGAATTCCACTCCAACCTGATCTCGGATGCGGTGAAGAAGGTGATCAAAGTCGGAAAA GTGCGCACAGCAGACATGGGTGGATACGCCACGTCCATGGATTTCACCCAAGCGGTGATTGGGTCTCTGGATGTTTAG
- the IDH3B gene encoding isocitrate dehydrogenase [NAD] subunit beta, mitochondrial isoform X1 encodes MAALGVGRTAVRGLLRAPCGLHRALGASAALQQIPRAKSENAKSEGTFQVTMLPGDGVGPELMHAVKEVFKAASVPVVFDEHHLSEVQNMASEEKLDEVVDSMKESKVALIGKIHTPMEYKGELASYDMRLRRKLDLFANVVHVKSLPGYQTRHNNLDLVIIREQTEGEYSALEHESVKGVIECLKIITRAKSQRIAKFAFDYATKKGRSKVTAVHKANIMKLGDGLFLQCCKEVAELYPKIKFDTMIIDNCCMQLVQNPYQFDVLVMPNLYGNIVDNLAAGLVGGAGVVPGESYSAEYAVFEMGARHPFAQAVGRNIANPTAMLLTAANMLRHLNLEFHSNLISDAVKKVIKVGKVRTRDLGGYCTTSDFVKSVIDNLHPHYGA; translated from the exons TCAGAAAATGCAAAGTCAGAGGGCACGTTCCAGGTCACCATGCTGCCTGGGGACGGTGTGGGCCCGGAGCTGATGCACGCCGTCaaggaggtgttcaag gctgccagcgTGCCCGTGGTCTTTGATGAGCACCACCTGAGCGAGGTGCAGAACATGGCCTCGGAGGAGAAGCTGGACGAGGTGGTGGACTCCATGAAGGAGAGCAAAGTGGCCCTTATAG GCAAGATCCACACGCCCATGGAGTACAAGGGAGAGCTGGCTTCCTATGACATGAGACTGAG GCGCAAGTTGGACTTGTTTGCAAACGTGGTCCACGTGAAGAGCTTGCCGGGCTATCAAACGCGGCACAACAACTTGGACCTCGTGATCATCCGTGAGCAGACGGAGGGGGAGTACAGCGCCCTGGAGCACGAG AGCGTAAAGGGAGTCATCGAGTGCCTGAAGATCATCACCCGCGCCAAGTCGCAGCGCATCGCCAAGTTCGCCTTTGACTACGCCACCAAGAAGGGGCGCTCCAAGGTGACGGCTGTGCACAAAGCCAACATCAT GAAATTAGGTGACGGgctcttcctgcagtgctgtaagGAAGTGGCAGAACTCTACCCCAAGATCAAGTTTGACACCATGATAATTGACAACTGCTGCATGCAG CTGGTGCAGAACCCCTACCAGTTCGACGTGCTGGTGATGCCCAACCTCTATGGGAACATCGTTGACAACCTGGCAGCTGGTTTGGTGGGTGGTGCCGGTGTGGTGCCCGGGGAGAGCTACAGTGCGGAGTACGCTGTGTTCGAGATG GGCGCCCGGCACCCCTTTGCCCAGGCTGTGGGCAGGAACATTGCCAATCCCACGGCCATGCTGCTCACGGCTGCCAACATGCTGCGGCACCTCAA CCTGGAATTCCACTCCAACCTGATCTCGGATGCGGTGAAGAAGGTGATCAAAGTCGGAAAA GTCCGGACGCGGGACTTGGGCGGTTACTGCACCACTTCTGACTTCGTCAAGTCTGTGATTGACAACCTGCACCCCCACTATGGTGCCTAG